From a single Kryptolebias marmoratus isolate JLee-2015 linkage group LG6, ASM164957v2, whole genome shotgun sequence genomic region:
- the LOC108239780 gene encoding MORC family CW-type zinc finger protein 3 isoform X2 has translation MASQSDRGVPLSTLSPKYLHSNSTSHTWPFSAIAELVDNAYDPDVKAKQLWIDMTEIKGEKCLSFMDNGSGLNYETMQKMLSFGYSEKKAVNKHQPIGIYGNGFKSGSMRLGKDAIVFSKSKSMSCVGMLSQTYLVEIGADKIIVPIVCFEEGKSDKFSVREEHKASLQDILSYSPFETQEELLAEVDAISSVCSRGKTGTRIIIWNLRRTSTGATEFDFETDPYDIRIPLEVCEELNDSSPHAKKATSDIPESKYSLRAYCTILYLKPLMQVVVRGQKVTSVFMAKTLAWTEKDHYKPTFLDKRIPITFGYNTKSKDQYGIMMYHKNRLIKAYERVGCQLKANNKGVGVIGIIECDFLEPTHNKQSFIENDMYRKIMHNLGIKLEEYWNEIRYRKSKENPSSTVPVEDTITRPDQTWVHCDDCMKWRKLPDEINVKRLPKKWFCSMNPDPQFRSCLVDEEAEDSDNEPSYIKTYKQEKEEKKKQENKIQQSPFSEMIQMNQPLQEVAVTAESPLPSSSSQAACSTSTTPGLPSSPSVKPQRGKRTQLVNSQNTPKRLRTSGFQERTSLSPNPVTMPMECSYNAAVDITSEETAAGSCPPKVVNSTTQAVALEQPECIQEKQILHNGVAQMESDETPGPSSLPQYPNITEVQHQQDQLLELTQDTAQERDSLKQEVQRLTVQLQDVQSRLQEQSLISVKEHAHQGCQTEDTESQKDFKSLIEKLHSVEEEKSNLAAQCEELRLSLQQQRENAQASQKDGKFSAQSHLEEAGGLTNSGTNSRSLIELRRNVGRLLITYVPALDLEQVNYECNVIDEILEQVLNEADTK, from the exons ATGGCGTCTCAATCAGACCGCGGAGTCCCGCTCAGCACA cTTTCACCTAAGTACCTGCACAGCAACTCCACCAGTCACACCTGGCCCTTCAGTGCCATCGCTGAGCTCGTTG ATAATGCCTATGACCCAGATGTTAAAGCCAAACAGTTGTGGATCGACATGACTGagataaaaggagaaaaatgccTCAGCTTTATGGATAATGGAAGTGGACTCAACTATGAAACTATGCAAAAGATGCTCAG CTTTGGGTACAGcgaaaaaaaagcagtaaataaaCATCAGCCCATTGGGATCTATGGCAATGGGTTCAAATCTGGGTCCATGCGTCTTGGTAAAGATGCCATCGTATTTTCCAAGTCAAAGAGCATGTCGTGTGTCGGGATGCTCTCTCAGACCTACCTGGTAGAGATTGGGGCCGATAAAATAATTGTACCTATTGTTTGCTTTGAAGAGGGGAAATCAGACAAAT TCTCTGTAAGAGAGGAACACAAAGCCAGTCTGCAGGACATCCTGAGCTACTCCCCTTTCGAGACACAGGAGGAACTGCTCGCTGAGGTCGACGCCATCAGTTCAGTCTGTTCCAGGGGGAAAACGGGCACACGGATCATCATCTGGAACCTCCGCAG GACATCTACAGGAGCAACAGAGTTTGATTTTGAGACGGACCCTTACGATATCCGAATTCCTTTAGAAGTCTGCGAGGAACTGAACGATTCCTCTCCACATGCAAAGAAAGCAACTTCTGACATTCCTGAGAGCAAATATTCACTGCGG GCATATTGTACTATTCTGTACTTGAAGCCACTGATGCAGGTCGTGGTGCGGGGTCAAAAGGTCACGTCTGTGTTCAtggctaaaactctggcgtggaCTGAAAAGGACCACTACAAGCCCACTTTCTTG GACAAACGCATCCCTATAACGTTTGGCTATAACACCAAAAGTAAAGACCAGTACGGTATTATGATGTATCACAAGAACAGGCTCATTAAAGCCTACGAACGTGTGGGATGCCAGCTGAAG GCCAATAACAAGGGTGTTGGTGTCATCGGGATCATTGAATGTGACTTTTTAGAGCCCACTCACAACAAGCAGAGCTTCATTGAGAATGACATGTACAG AAAAATCATGCATAATTTGGGCATCAAACTGGAGGAGTACTGGAATGAAATTCGCTACAGGAAGTCCAAAGAAAATCCAAGCAGCACTGTACCAGTGGAAGATACCAT AACGCGACCGGATCAGACCTGGGTGCATTGTGATGATTGTATGAAATGGCGCAAACTCCCAGATGAGATCAACGTGAAGAGGTTGCCAAAAAAATGGTTCTGCAGTATGAACCCAGATCCTCAGTTCAG GAGCTGTCTGGTTGACGAGGAAGCAGAAGACTCAGACAATGAACCATCGTACATCAAGACATATAAACA agagaaagaggagaaaaagaaacaggaaaacaaaatacagcag TCCCCTTTCTCTGAAATGATTCAGATGAATCAGCCACTACAAGAGGTTGCTGTTACGGCAGAATCCCCTCTGCCTTCCTCCAGTTCTCAAGCAG CCTGCAGCACCTCCACTACCCCTGGACTTCCAAGCTCACCCTCAGTGAAGCCCCAGAG GGGTAAAAGAACACAGCTGGTTAATTCTCAAAATACGCCAAAAAGACTCAGAACAAGTGGTTTCCAAGAGCGCACCTCACTGTCACCAAACCCTGTCACCATGCCAATGGAGTGCAGCTACAACGCCGCTGTAGACATCACATCAGAGGAAACTGCTGCAGGTAGTTGTCCTCCTAAAGTGGTCAACAGCACCACCCAAGCTGTAGCTCTTGAGCAGCCAGAGTGCATTCAAGAAAAGCAGATCTTACACAACGGAGTGGCACAAATGGAAAGTGATGAAACGCCGGGGCCTTCTTCTCTTCCCCAGTACCCCAACATTACTGAGGTTCAGCATCAACAAGATCAACTCCTGGAGCTCACGCAGGACACAGCTCAGGAGAGGGACAGTTTGAAACAGGAGGTGCAAAGACTTACTGTCCAGCTGCAGGACGTGCAGAGCAGGCTGCAGGAGCAGTCGCTCATCAGTGTGAAGGAACACGCTCACCAAGGCTGCCaaacagaggacacagagagTCAGAAGGATTTTAAAAGTCTTATTGAAAAG CTGCACAGTGTGGAGGAGGAAAAGTCAAATTTGGCAGCTCAGTGCGAGGAGCTCAGGTTGAGCTTACAGCAGCAAAGGGAAAATGCACAAGCTTCACAAAAAGACGGCAAATTTTCTGCGCAGTCACATTTAGAGGAGGCAGGAGGGTTGACGAACTCTGGCACCAACTCCAGAAG TTTAATCGAGCTTCGGCGCAACGTGGGGCGCCTTCTGATCACCTACGTCCCGGCACTGGACTTGGAACAAGTGAACTACGAGTGTAACGTCATTGATGAGATCCTGGAGCAAGTTCTTAATGAAGCAGATAcgaaatga
- the LOC108239780 gene encoding MORC family CW-type zinc finger protein 3 isoform X4 — MASQSDRGVPLSTLSPKYLHSNSTSHTWPFSAIAELVDNAYDPDVKAKQLWIDMTEIKGEKCLSFMDNGSGLNYETMQKMLSFGYSEKKAVNKHQPIGIYGNGFKSGSMRLGKDAIVFSKSKSMSCVGMLSQTYLVEIGADKIIVPIVCFEEGKSDKFSVREEHKASLQDILSYSPFETQEELLAEVDAISSVCSRGKTGTRIIIWNLRRTSTGATEFDFETDPYDIRIPLEVCEELNDSSPHAKKATSDIPESKYSLRAYCTILYLKPLMQVVVRGQKVTSVFMAKTLAWTEKDHYKPTFLDKRIPITFGYNTKSKDQYGIMMYHKNRLIKAYERVGCQLKANNKGVGVIGIIECDFLEPTHNKQSFIENDMYRKIMHNLGIKLEEYWNEIRYRKSKENPSSTVPVEDTITRPDQTWVHCDDCMKWRKLPDEINVKRLPKKWFCSMNPDPQFRSCLVDEEAEDSDNEPSYIKTYKQEKEEKKKQENKIQQDKQDLRHLEKQELNAMDREMKTLEQQHKRILRQLNQKSPFSEMIQMNQPLQEVAVTAESPLPSSSSQAACSTSTTPGLPSSPSVKPQRGKRTQLVNSQNTPKRLRTSGFQERTSLSPNPVTMPMECSYNAAVDITSEETAAVPQHY, encoded by the exons ATGGCGTCTCAATCAGACCGCGGAGTCCCGCTCAGCACA cTTTCACCTAAGTACCTGCACAGCAACTCCACCAGTCACACCTGGCCCTTCAGTGCCATCGCTGAGCTCGTTG ATAATGCCTATGACCCAGATGTTAAAGCCAAACAGTTGTGGATCGACATGACTGagataaaaggagaaaaatgccTCAGCTTTATGGATAATGGAAGTGGACTCAACTATGAAACTATGCAAAAGATGCTCAG CTTTGGGTACAGcgaaaaaaaagcagtaaataaaCATCAGCCCATTGGGATCTATGGCAATGGGTTCAAATCTGGGTCCATGCGTCTTGGTAAAGATGCCATCGTATTTTCCAAGTCAAAGAGCATGTCGTGTGTCGGGATGCTCTCTCAGACCTACCTGGTAGAGATTGGGGCCGATAAAATAATTGTACCTATTGTTTGCTTTGAAGAGGGGAAATCAGACAAAT TCTCTGTAAGAGAGGAACACAAAGCCAGTCTGCAGGACATCCTGAGCTACTCCCCTTTCGAGACACAGGAGGAACTGCTCGCTGAGGTCGACGCCATCAGTTCAGTCTGTTCCAGGGGGAAAACGGGCACACGGATCATCATCTGGAACCTCCGCAG GACATCTACAGGAGCAACAGAGTTTGATTTTGAGACGGACCCTTACGATATCCGAATTCCTTTAGAAGTCTGCGAGGAACTGAACGATTCCTCTCCACATGCAAAGAAAGCAACTTCTGACATTCCTGAGAGCAAATATTCACTGCGG GCATATTGTACTATTCTGTACTTGAAGCCACTGATGCAGGTCGTGGTGCGGGGTCAAAAGGTCACGTCTGTGTTCAtggctaaaactctggcgtggaCTGAAAAGGACCACTACAAGCCCACTTTCTTG GACAAACGCATCCCTATAACGTTTGGCTATAACACCAAAAGTAAAGACCAGTACGGTATTATGATGTATCACAAGAACAGGCTCATTAAAGCCTACGAACGTGTGGGATGCCAGCTGAAG GCCAATAACAAGGGTGTTGGTGTCATCGGGATCATTGAATGTGACTTTTTAGAGCCCACTCACAACAAGCAGAGCTTCATTGAGAATGACATGTACAG AAAAATCATGCATAATTTGGGCATCAAACTGGAGGAGTACTGGAATGAAATTCGCTACAGGAAGTCCAAAGAAAATCCAAGCAGCACTGTACCAGTGGAAGATACCAT AACGCGACCGGATCAGACCTGGGTGCATTGTGATGATTGTATGAAATGGCGCAAACTCCCAGATGAGATCAACGTGAAGAGGTTGCCAAAAAAATGGTTCTGCAGTATGAACCCAGATCCTCAGTTCAG GAGCTGTCTGGTTGACGAGGAAGCAGAAGACTCAGACAATGAACCATCGTACATCAAGACATATAAACA agagaaagaggagaaaaagaaacaggaaaacaaaatacagcag gaTAAGCAGGATCTGAGGCATCTTGAAAAGCAGGAGTTGAATGCTATGGACAGAGAAATGAAGACTTTAGAGCAGCAGCATAAAAGAATTTTACGACAGCTTAATCAAAAA TCCCCTTTCTCTGAAATGATTCAGATGAATCAGCCACTACAAGAGGTTGCTGTTACGGCAGAATCCCCTCTGCCTTCCTCCAGTTCTCAAGCAG CCTGCAGCACCTCCACTACCCCTGGACTTCCAAGCTCACCCTCAGTGAAGCCCCAGAG GGGTAAAAGAACACAGCTGGTTAATTCTCAAAATACGCCAAAAAGACTCAGAACAAGTGGTTTCCAAGAGCGCACCTCACTGTCACCAAACCCTGTCACCATGCCAATGGAGTGCAGCTACAACGCCGCTGTAGACATCACATCAGAGGAAACTGCTGCAG TACCCCAACATTACTGA
- the LOC108239780 gene encoding MORC family CW-type zinc finger protein 3 isoform X3, which yields MASQSDRGVPLSTLSPKYLHSNSTSHTWPFSAIAELVDNAYDPDVKAKQLWIDMTEIKGEKCLSFMDNGSGLNYETMQKMLREEHKASLQDILSYSPFETQEELLAEVDAISSVCSRGKTGTRIIIWNLRRTSTGATEFDFETDPYDIRIPLEVCEELNDSSPHAKKATSDIPESKYSLRAYCTILYLKPLMQVVVRGQKVTSVFMAKTLAWTEKDHYKPTFLDKRIPITFGYNTKSKDQYGIMMYHKNRLIKAYERVGCQLKANNKGVGVIGIIECDFLEPTHNKQSFIENDMYRKIMHNLGIKLEEYWNEIRYRKSKENPSSTVPVEDTITRPDQTWVHCDDCMKWRKLPDEINVKRLPKKWFCSMNPDPQFRSCLVDEEAEDSDNEPSYIKTYKQEKEEKKKQENKIQQDKQDLRHLEKQELNAMDREMKTLEQQHKRILRQLNQKSPFSEMIQMNQPLQEVAVTAESPLPSSSSQAACSTSTTPGLPSSPSVKPQRGKRTQLVNSQNTPKRLRTSGFQERTSLSPNPVTMPMECSYNAAVDITSEETAAGSCPPKVVNSTTQAVALEQPECIQEKQILHNGVAQMESDETPGPSSLPQYPNITEVQHQQDQLLELTQDTAQERDSLKQEVQRLTVQLQDVQSRLQEQSLISVKEHAHQGCQTEDTESQKDFKSLIEKLHSVEEEKSNLAAQCEELRLSLQQQRENAQASQKDGKFSAQSHLEEAGGLTNSGTNSRSLIELRRNVGRLLITYVPALDLEQVNYECNVIDEILEQVLNEADTK from the exons ATGGCGTCTCAATCAGACCGCGGAGTCCCGCTCAGCACA cTTTCACCTAAGTACCTGCACAGCAACTCCACCAGTCACACCTGGCCCTTCAGTGCCATCGCTGAGCTCGTTG ATAATGCCTATGACCCAGATGTTAAAGCCAAACAGTTGTGGATCGACATGACTGagataaaaggagaaaaatgccTCAGCTTTATGGATAATGGAAGTGGACTCAACTATGAAACTATGCAAAAGATGCTCAG AGAGGAACACAAAGCCAGTCTGCAGGACATCCTGAGCTACTCCCCTTTCGAGACACAGGAGGAACTGCTCGCTGAGGTCGACGCCATCAGTTCAGTCTGTTCCAGGGGGAAAACGGGCACACGGATCATCATCTGGAACCTCCGCAG GACATCTACAGGAGCAACAGAGTTTGATTTTGAGACGGACCCTTACGATATCCGAATTCCTTTAGAAGTCTGCGAGGAACTGAACGATTCCTCTCCACATGCAAAGAAAGCAACTTCTGACATTCCTGAGAGCAAATATTCACTGCGG GCATATTGTACTATTCTGTACTTGAAGCCACTGATGCAGGTCGTGGTGCGGGGTCAAAAGGTCACGTCTGTGTTCAtggctaaaactctggcgtggaCTGAAAAGGACCACTACAAGCCCACTTTCTTG GACAAACGCATCCCTATAACGTTTGGCTATAACACCAAAAGTAAAGACCAGTACGGTATTATGATGTATCACAAGAACAGGCTCATTAAAGCCTACGAACGTGTGGGATGCCAGCTGAAG GCCAATAACAAGGGTGTTGGTGTCATCGGGATCATTGAATGTGACTTTTTAGAGCCCACTCACAACAAGCAGAGCTTCATTGAGAATGACATGTACAG AAAAATCATGCATAATTTGGGCATCAAACTGGAGGAGTACTGGAATGAAATTCGCTACAGGAAGTCCAAAGAAAATCCAAGCAGCACTGTACCAGTGGAAGATACCAT AACGCGACCGGATCAGACCTGGGTGCATTGTGATGATTGTATGAAATGGCGCAAACTCCCAGATGAGATCAACGTGAAGAGGTTGCCAAAAAAATGGTTCTGCAGTATGAACCCAGATCCTCAGTTCAG GAGCTGTCTGGTTGACGAGGAAGCAGAAGACTCAGACAATGAACCATCGTACATCAAGACATATAAACA agagaaagaggagaaaaagaaacaggaaaacaaaatacagcag gaTAAGCAGGATCTGAGGCATCTTGAAAAGCAGGAGTTGAATGCTATGGACAGAGAAATGAAGACTTTAGAGCAGCAGCATAAAAGAATTTTACGACAGCTTAATCAAAAA TCCCCTTTCTCTGAAATGATTCAGATGAATCAGCCACTACAAGAGGTTGCTGTTACGGCAGAATCCCCTCTGCCTTCCTCCAGTTCTCAAGCAG CCTGCAGCACCTCCACTACCCCTGGACTTCCAAGCTCACCCTCAGTGAAGCCCCAGAG GGGTAAAAGAACACAGCTGGTTAATTCTCAAAATACGCCAAAAAGACTCAGAACAAGTGGTTTCCAAGAGCGCACCTCACTGTCACCAAACCCTGTCACCATGCCAATGGAGTGCAGCTACAACGCCGCTGTAGACATCACATCAGAGGAAACTGCTGCAGGTAGTTGTCCTCCTAAAGTGGTCAACAGCACCACCCAAGCTGTAGCTCTTGAGCAGCCAGAGTGCATTCAAGAAAAGCAGATCTTACACAACGGAGTGGCACAAATGGAAAGTGATGAAACGCCGGGGCCTTCTTCTCTTCCCCAGTACCCCAACATTACTGAGGTTCAGCATCAACAAGATCAACTCCTGGAGCTCACGCAGGACACAGCTCAGGAGAGGGACAGTTTGAAACAGGAGGTGCAAAGACTTACTGTCCAGCTGCAGGACGTGCAGAGCAGGCTGCAGGAGCAGTCGCTCATCAGTGTGAAGGAACACGCTCACCAAGGCTGCCaaacagaggacacagagagTCAGAAGGATTTTAAAAGTCTTATTGAAAAG CTGCACAGTGTGGAGGAGGAAAAGTCAAATTTGGCAGCTCAGTGCGAGGAGCTCAGGTTGAGCTTACAGCAGCAAAGGGAAAATGCACAAGCTTCACAAAAAGACGGCAAATTTTCTGCGCAGTCACATTTAGAGGAGGCAGGAGGGTTGACGAACTCTGGCACCAACTCCAGAAG TTTAATCGAGCTTCGGCGCAACGTGGGGCGCCTTCTGATCACCTACGTCCCGGCACTGGACTTGGAACAAGTGAACTACGAGTGTAACGTCATTGATGAGATCCTGGAGCAAGTTCTTAATGAAGCAGATAcgaaatga
- the LOC108239780 gene encoding MORC family CW-type zinc finger protein 3 isoform X1 has protein sequence MASQSDRGVPLSTLSPKYLHSNSTSHTWPFSAIAELVDNAYDPDVKAKQLWIDMTEIKGEKCLSFMDNGSGLNYETMQKMLSFGYSEKKAVNKHQPIGIYGNGFKSGSMRLGKDAIVFSKSKSMSCVGMLSQTYLVEIGADKIIVPIVCFEEGKSDKFSVREEHKASLQDILSYSPFETQEELLAEVDAISSVCSRGKTGTRIIIWNLRRTSTGATEFDFETDPYDIRIPLEVCEELNDSSPHAKKATSDIPESKYSLRAYCTILYLKPLMQVVVRGQKVTSVFMAKTLAWTEKDHYKPTFLDKRIPITFGYNTKSKDQYGIMMYHKNRLIKAYERVGCQLKANNKGVGVIGIIECDFLEPTHNKQSFIENDMYRKIMHNLGIKLEEYWNEIRYRKSKENPSSTVPVEDTITRPDQTWVHCDDCMKWRKLPDEINVKRLPKKWFCSMNPDPQFRSCLVDEEAEDSDNEPSYIKTYKQEKEEKKKQENKIQQDKQDLRHLEKQELNAMDREMKTLEQQHKRILRQLNQKSPFSEMIQMNQPLQEVAVTAESPLPSSSSQAACSTSTTPGLPSSPSVKPQRGKRTQLVNSQNTPKRLRTSGFQERTSLSPNPVTMPMECSYNAAVDITSEETAAGSCPPKVVNSTTQAVALEQPECIQEKQILHNGVAQMESDETPGPSSLPQYPNITEVQHQQDQLLELTQDTAQERDSLKQEVQRLTVQLQDVQSRLQEQSLISVKEHAHQGCQTEDTESQKDFKSLIEKLHSVEEEKSNLAAQCEELRLSLQQQRENAQASQKDGKFSAQSHLEEAGGLTNSGTNSRSLIELRRNVGRLLITYVPALDLEQVNYECNVIDEILEQVLNEADTK, from the exons ATGGCGTCTCAATCAGACCGCGGAGTCCCGCTCAGCACA cTTTCACCTAAGTACCTGCACAGCAACTCCACCAGTCACACCTGGCCCTTCAGTGCCATCGCTGAGCTCGTTG ATAATGCCTATGACCCAGATGTTAAAGCCAAACAGTTGTGGATCGACATGACTGagataaaaggagaaaaatgccTCAGCTTTATGGATAATGGAAGTGGACTCAACTATGAAACTATGCAAAAGATGCTCAG CTTTGGGTACAGcgaaaaaaaagcagtaaataaaCATCAGCCCATTGGGATCTATGGCAATGGGTTCAAATCTGGGTCCATGCGTCTTGGTAAAGATGCCATCGTATTTTCCAAGTCAAAGAGCATGTCGTGTGTCGGGATGCTCTCTCAGACCTACCTGGTAGAGATTGGGGCCGATAAAATAATTGTACCTATTGTTTGCTTTGAAGAGGGGAAATCAGACAAAT TCTCTGTAAGAGAGGAACACAAAGCCAGTCTGCAGGACATCCTGAGCTACTCCCCTTTCGAGACACAGGAGGAACTGCTCGCTGAGGTCGACGCCATCAGTTCAGTCTGTTCCAGGGGGAAAACGGGCACACGGATCATCATCTGGAACCTCCGCAG GACATCTACAGGAGCAACAGAGTTTGATTTTGAGACGGACCCTTACGATATCCGAATTCCTTTAGAAGTCTGCGAGGAACTGAACGATTCCTCTCCACATGCAAAGAAAGCAACTTCTGACATTCCTGAGAGCAAATATTCACTGCGG GCATATTGTACTATTCTGTACTTGAAGCCACTGATGCAGGTCGTGGTGCGGGGTCAAAAGGTCACGTCTGTGTTCAtggctaaaactctggcgtggaCTGAAAAGGACCACTACAAGCCCACTTTCTTG GACAAACGCATCCCTATAACGTTTGGCTATAACACCAAAAGTAAAGACCAGTACGGTATTATGATGTATCACAAGAACAGGCTCATTAAAGCCTACGAACGTGTGGGATGCCAGCTGAAG GCCAATAACAAGGGTGTTGGTGTCATCGGGATCATTGAATGTGACTTTTTAGAGCCCACTCACAACAAGCAGAGCTTCATTGAGAATGACATGTACAG AAAAATCATGCATAATTTGGGCATCAAACTGGAGGAGTACTGGAATGAAATTCGCTACAGGAAGTCCAAAGAAAATCCAAGCAGCACTGTACCAGTGGAAGATACCAT AACGCGACCGGATCAGACCTGGGTGCATTGTGATGATTGTATGAAATGGCGCAAACTCCCAGATGAGATCAACGTGAAGAGGTTGCCAAAAAAATGGTTCTGCAGTATGAACCCAGATCCTCAGTTCAG GAGCTGTCTGGTTGACGAGGAAGCAGAAGACTCAGACAATGAACCATCGTACATCAAGACATATAAACA agagaaagaggagaaaaagaaacaggaaaacaaaatacagcag gaTAAGCAGGATCTGAGGCATCTTGAAAAGCAGGAGTTGAATGCTATGGACAGAGAAATGAAGACTTTAGAGCAGCAGCATAAAAGAATTTTACGACAGCTTAATCAAAAA TCCCCTTTCTCTGAAATGATTCAGATGAATCAGCCACTACAAGAGGTTGCTGTTACGGCAGAATCCCCTCTGCCTTCCTCCAGTTCTCAAGCAG CCTGCAGCACCTCCACTACCCCTGGACTTCCAAGCTCACCCTCAGTGAAGCCCCAGAG GGGTAAAAGAACACAGCTGGTTAATTCTCAAAATACGCCAAAAAGACTCAGAACAAGTGGTTTCCAAGAGCGCACCTCACTGTCACCAAACCCTGTCACCATGCCAATGGAGTGCAGCTACAACGCCGCTGTAGACATCACATCAGAGGAAACTGCTGCAGGTAGTTGTCCTCCTAAAGTGGTCAACAGCACCACCCAAGCTGTAGCTCTTGAGCAGCCAGAGTGCATTCAAGAAAAGCAGATCTTACACAACGGAGTGGCACAAATGGAAAGTGATGAAACGCCGGGGCCTTCTTCTCTTCCCCAGTACCCCAACATTACTGAGGTTCAGCATCAACAAGATCAACTCCTGGAGCTCACGCAGGACACAGCTCAGGAGAGGGACAGTTTGAAACAGGAGGTGCAAAGACTTACTGTCCAGCTGCAGGACGTGCAGAGCAGGCTGCAGGAGCAGTCGCTCATCAGTGTGAAGGAACACGCTCACCAAGGCTGCCaaacagaggacacagagagTCAGAAGGATTTTAAAAGTCTTATTGAAAAG CTGCACAGTGTGGAGGAGGAAAAGTCAAATTTGGCAGCTCAGTGCGAGGAGCTCAGGTTGAGCTTACAGCAGCAAAGGGAAAATGCACAAGCTTCACAAAAAGACGGCAAATTTTCTGCGCAGTCACATTTAGAGGAGGCAGGAGGGTTGACGAACTCTGGCACCAACTCCAGAAG TTTAATCGAGCTTCGGCGCAACGTGGGGCGCCTTCTGATCACCTACGTCCCGGCACTGGACTTGGAACAAGTGAACTACGAGTGTAACGTCATTGATGAGATCCTGGAGCAAGTTCTTAATGAAGCAGATAcgaaatga